Below is a window of Phyllopteryx taeniolatus isolate TA_2022b chromosome 16, UOR_Ptae_1.2, whole genome shotgun sequence DNA.
GACAGAGTAGGTGACGTCACAGCGGGGGTTCCAGCAGAACAGATGCACCACGCTGGAAGAGGGAGAACAACTGTTAGAACCCAATCATACGTCCGAGTAGCGCCGTACGGGAAACTCACCGGGGATCGTCTCGGGTGACCACACGCTTGACAAAAGACAGGAAGTCGCTGCAGAAGTTCATGCAGACCGTCGGCTTCCAACACTGGTCCTCGGCCTGCTCCCAAAGACGCAGATGCGTCGGTGCGAGCGTCCGCTGCGCGTACGCGCGGCCGGCGGCGATACCTACCTTGACGAGCCGCGAAATCTCGGAGATGTGAAAGGTCTCCACGGAGACGACGACGCCGTCGTCGTCCCGGAAGCCCGCCACCACGCGAGGGACTCCGGGGAGGAAGGACTGTGCCCACCACTTGAGCAGCTTGAACCTGACGAGCAAACGATCCGAGAGGAGGTTATTCCAAGGTTTCCCGACCTCCGTCGAGCCGAGGCACATCTTGTACATTTTTCTAAACGCTGCCGGTCGGTCACCACGCCGCTTTCTTCTCATTCTCAATCGATCACCTGTGAAAGTTGCTCCGCCGTTTGGGGGTACAGATCTCCGCCGACGTCTTGAGCTCCACGTAGCAGGCGGGAGGAGCCGGAGCGTCCGGACCTTTGTCCCGGCAGTCCACCTCGCCGGAGAACAGCAGCCTGTGATCCGAGAGACGAGTTTGGACCACGGTGCAGAAGGCCTCGTTGGTGTCGACCACGCCGCTCGGATCGGGAGAGCCGTCCGTTTTGTCTTTGAGGGAAACGCATGGTACATTTGAAATCGATACAATACCGGCGTGTGCCACGTTCGGTTGTGTCGCATCAGATACTggaacaaacagtgcagcaaaacGCAtagacaggcaatataacaacatTCTTTATCctaaacaactaatattactgcagcttgccGAGTTCAGCCGGGAATGTCGTCCCGGTGTATTTGTCTGTATTCTAATGTGCGAAATAAAGCAGGAAATCATGACGCACAAACTTTGCATTCTATTTAGAAGTGCAACAATTATTCgacaaattaattgacaactattttgataatcgatgaatcgtttagagaccttgctTAACTCCGAAATGTCCAAATCCTTTGAATTTTGCTCTCAACAATCTCCGATTTCTGTagtcatttgcaaacatctgcgtTCCCTTCGGAGAACAATAGTCAacattttgcccattttctgacaaaaccagaaactgaatcataatccatttgtttgtgcattttctaccctgtcaatttgaaatcatcTCCTGTTTTGGAATAAAGAgatggaaatcttttttttttttttccccccgtcatcgattcattgaaaaaaaataatgggcaGATGAAGCGATTATTAAATGAATCATTATTGTAGCCCTAgttctatttaattttgtttatacTGTCTGTTTAGAAAAAGAGTGCCATTTTATTTATGGCAAAAATGTGACACATTTTTGATGgtcctttttggggggggctgaAACAAATGATTGGTATTTCTTTTGCATTTCAGTGGcgaaagaggatttgagatatgagggtttcaagtcctccgtcaaggcgccactgtacgATTATGTCTCAGTTGAGTAAAGAAACACACGTGGCCACTATATGAGGTCATAGCTCGCTACCTGTGCACATGTACTGCTCAAACTTGTACCCCCAGTACATCATCTCCTGGTGCCGGCCGGTGCGATTCTCTCGGTCGCGGCGAGCGGCATCCGTTTCCACTTCGCTGACGTAAAGCGTCCCCTTGAATCTGGTGACGGCCAGCAGCCATCCTTCTCGTGTCTCGTAGGGCGTGGTCAGAAGTTTGGTCAAATGGCCTCGCCACGTCACGAAGTCCACGTCCAAAGCTCTGCGGGCGAGAAGACGACAGATGGTACTGTCAAATATTGGCAAATCATCATTCTGACCAATTCCAATTTGTAATCGCACAGCGCTACCATAAACAAAGGCttattttaagtttttcttCCAATACAGTTGACCCCCACACGCTGTCAATTCAGCACCCGCAGTTTCAGCTATtgatggattttcttttttcaaactttgtcattttttttgtatgtggaattgcggaatgaattaaactggtCAATCGGGTGCGTACGTCTGCGATTCCCACGTCTACTTACGATGACGACGACGCGTCCGCCTTCTGCGTGAGCTTTGGTCTGTTGGCCAAGATCCAGCGGAGGATGTGGTCCAGCTTTTCCTTCACGTTTTCGTCCCGCTTGATATAACGGTCCCTATATCCGTCGCTCAGGTCAAAATGCGGGCTTTTCTCCGGTTCGGCGTAGTACCTCATCTGCCTGCTGTCGTTGAAGAACCGGCGCCGGGAGTCCAGGGAAAAGGAACCCACTTCGACGGGCTGCTTGTACAGGGGGAAGTGTCTTTCGTAAAGTTCCCTTCTGGCGCTCAAAGCCTGAGCGCTCGGTGGCGTTGGCCGAGCGGACGCCTCGGAGCGGTGGTGGTTTGCTTTGGAGGATTTATGTCCCCTGTCGTTTTGTTCACGATCATCTCTCCATCTCTTGGATGTTTGCCGCTGGTGCTGAAAGCTGGAATTGTGGGAGTGATGCTGATTCATGGTCGCCTGACGGGGAAAGAAGTCACGCTGATCAATTGTGCTGATGAGGCGAGAATGAAGACACAACCATCCGTCCGTACGCTgcaccgcttaacctcactgcCATCTGTCGATTATCTGGGAGTTTcttttatttccatcccttcATTCAACAAGacgttatttcaaattgacagtgaagGAAATGCACAAACAGAAATGAATGATGATTCCGTTCCCGGTTTGGGccataacatgtcagaaaaatgtacacaaaaatgttgatcattgttttccaaagtagaagctgatgtttgcaaatgtcttattctgattcaacacaaagataagCAGTCCattttcatggaggactacagaaatcggacaatatttactgttgagaggctgacatTCCAAGGGATTGGATAATAATTGGACAACTAATCAATGAATTGTTGCACATGTCTTTTCAAAtgctatttttgaacaattgaTTATCTCTAATATTCTTCATTTTCAGAATTGTGTCGCAAACTttgcaacaatgggaaaatgttgGACCAATGCTCTAATatgtgcacatactgtaccaaGGAAATGACATTGAATTCGATATACGTACTGTAGgtttatgatatatatatatatatatttccgcACTCATTATCATCATTTTGCAAACTCCAGTGTagaactcaaggtccataaagacgaGGAGGAAAGACTTTGGTACACCGTCGATGGACTCGACTGGCTTGcaacagagtcctgacctcaacccgggCCTTTGCgaccaacatcagtgtgtgacctcataaatgtgcttctggaagaatAGCGAAAACATTCTCCAACACACTCagaaaccttgtggaaagccttcccGGTAgacttgaagctgttatagctgcaaagggtggaccgacaTAATATTAAACCTTATGGATGAAGAATGCGATATCACTTAGGTGCTGGGCGAAGACTTTTGGCGTTGCATGTGCAATAAATGTGCAACACATGTTGATGAGCTGACATGCACACACGTCCATATGCAATATTACCACTGATTCGCTCAAACAATTACAATAtacttattattaatatatagtcatatttttttttacgcaaCTCACCTCAGTGAGAAGTACCACAGCCGGTATCGCTTAAACACGAATCAAGAATGCTATATGGGAGACATTtatctgaaaagaaaagaaaagggagCGTAATGGAAGCTAGCAAGCTAACTAGCGTTGGGAGCTAGCCCCCAAAACAGCGCTACCTCTGCTTTGTTTTGGTTCCGAAGCGGCGTTCACTTTAATTATGTATCACTATCGTCTGTTCCGGAACGTAGACCACATGCTAAAAGTTTAATGCCGTTTTATTCTGCTTGTTATATTCAGAAAAATCTGCCGAAAGAAACACAACAACAGTGACGTGACTTGCCGAGACCACGTTCCACCAAAGGGGGCAGCATTGccatatagtgttgtttcgttcggaAGAACGAATCGTTTTAGTGAACGATCTGAACCGAATCGAAACCGAACTGCTGAAGCgtgctgtcactcacttctgaatcttcggcgattgaccaatgagcagccagcgtgcaggcgggggcgggacttcattaaacCCCCTGCcctgtgatttgcgattcgccagcgttgtcagTCTGTAGTTAACACGTTCAACTTtaactgaacgattcggtgaacgaCTCTTTTAATGAACTGAAtggaatgattcagtacactcaaaagaactgccgtgcccatcactattGCCGTAGAAATGGGCTTGACTtcagtagtagaagaagaaccCATAACAGTACAACGGGACATGTAATCACGGCTGTAACCAGAGGGGGCAGCATTGTCGATCGGCGTGACTAACCTTTCAAGAGAAGAAGACTGGTTGGCCCGTAATAGCTTTCGAGCTAACCCCATCAACACGCAGTTGGATCGAAAtgatgtatatatgtgtacttTTGTCCACAACAGCTTTCCAGGTGAGCTATTTAACGTGCATAAATACGTGTTATTATGTTACTTACAATTCAAATCCCACCATTTGCTTCTTATTTACGATATATCACgtcaataaatgtaaataaaatctcCACCTCTGGAATGATTGGGCATCCCATTTCACACAAACCTTGTATGAATCAGATCAGTGACGTTTGTACTCTTGTTGTGATTTTAAATAGTTCATTTTCGTGTTCTCAGTCTGGATAGAACGCCAGTAAGCTGTAACACGGCTACAATAagaatgtatttgtcattgtaatCGGCACAATGACATTTATGTGACAAATCAAATGTGGATAGCCTCTTTTCTACTTTTTCAGGTATGAACAGGAAACGAGCTCTgatttctgacattttcaagGTGAAGAAAAGACGAACTGGTGCTGACAAGTTTGGTATCAAGAGTGATGAACTAGGTGGGTGCCATTGCTCTGAGGAATGGAGCGAGTTCCGATACTTGGTATCAGTATCGGGCAGacaccggccttatttcaaggcaTCTGGTACTTGTGAATGCTTCTGATACTGGCCACCGGTACTTaaggcaaacaaaaaaagaataatctgatatcgagtaagtcctcctcgccagtagctGGCGCTACACTGGGGCGATGATgtgtgtcagaaagaaagaaagctctTCCTTCACAATTATTGGGCATTGGGCTAATGGAAATGTTATGTAttaaaagtactagtggtatcgaTAGtctgtatcggtgagtactcaaaaGTGAATACCTGTactggtaacaaaaacaaaacaaaacaaaaaccagtgGTATCAACCATCCTTAATTGTTTTCAAGTTGTTGTTCAATTAGAGGGTAACATTCAGGGAAACTGAGATGTTTTCTGTCCCAAAAGGTCCGACTGACGTCCGGGCCAGCCTGGAGTACCTCATGACGCTGTTCCCCAGAAAGCTCTTCAATGACACCTTGCCTCAAATTGTGCTCAAGCACCAACTGTACAGCATTCATCATGACAAGACTCTAGTGGACAAGGAAGTGGTAAATTGACTTTTgtttctatattaaaaaaacaatctccAGGTGCTGTCTTAATAACGCGTCTACGACATGCTTTTGCCAGGGATCAAGAATGACACTTTACACAGCCTGTTTGTCTTGATGAAATTAGTTTGTTTCTGGGGTGCAAATGGGCCACTGCTCACCGTGCCCCATGTACCGATGGGCCATTTGCGACTCcagattttgttaccatgacaactaggGGGCAGAGCTAAGCGTGGCTGCGTGTTCAGTGAATGTTAACTGTGAAGTGCACACGAGCCCCCACAAAGAGTGCGTGGATTTGATTTCCCCTTTGTgcaggcagcacttcatcaccttCCCAATTAATGTGCGAATCAACAAAAGTAATTGATGGAtcaactgtaaaaataaatgttttacagatgatttgattttgaaaaatgcatttaGGTAATTTCTGACCCTGCGAAACCTCCACAAACAATTCGGGCTAAGTTTAGCatctccctgacatacaaaaatgttagtCTCTCATTTGAGATGTATGCCTTCAACatgcttccttgacaccaattactactttactATTAGCCAaggctttggtggcatcttgtgcCATCCTTGAGATAAAAAccgaatggggaaaaaaatgttactaCTGAATACAGTCGTTCATTGGCTTAATGATTGCGTAAACAAAACACCTGCAGAATAAGCTGCGGGAGGACGGGGAGCTGCTCATGTTCCAGCTCGGCTTCGATGCCGAGGCTTTCGCTTTGGTCTTCACGGCCGACTACAAGGCCAAAGTGTCGGCCGGAGAGGAGGGCAGAGACACCCGAGGGGCCGTGGACAAGTTCTTGGAGAAGGTGTTATCACCTTGCACAGACCTGAGCTTCAACAAAGACCAGATGATCAGAGAGTTCCTCTTCACGGACACAGAAATCACGTATGTaaagaaaaatcactttttatcTAGCCTGTTAAATGCCTCAATAGTTGATGGTGAAACTAAATAGGGCCTTTGGTAGTGCCGTGGAGTTTTGTGGCGTAGGATCCATTCCCAGCCAATATGCTTTTCACGGTAGTACAGGGTTAGTGGATGGATGCTTTTGATTTATATCATACaagattttaataataatagtattgaAATATTATTTAGACAGATTTCATCTTGATTCCATAACTCAGATTGGGAATGAGCATTGGTAAAAATGTCCTAGGTAAATCATAAAAATCAAAAAACTGATTAACAAGCTTTGATGGATACTTTGTTTATACACATTTCCAATGTAATCTgtttaatgttattttgttttaatgtacgGTATCACAATTTAATGTTGACATCCTTGAATTGTGTATTTCAAATGGtatagttttatttcaaatgtatttttataaatacaaatgtgaaatgaatCAATTGTAACACAATTTTTCAATGTAATCtgtttattgcattttattgtatgttttagTTTAATATATACCTAAGAATttagttatatttttaatttaaatatttgtgtcTTTGAGTATGTAGTGCTATTTATCACTTatgaattaaaatgtgtatttctaAATGCGCTCTATTTTTCCGGCTTTtataataaatgtgttaaattaTAGAGAGACTTTATGGACGCTGTGTTATTGATATAATAAGGCACAGAAGACCAAAAATATTTAGTGGAAGCAAAGTAATCCCAAACAAATGGCGTCCAGAGCACGTTGTTTTGCTGCCTTCCAGGCAGCTGGTGAAGGCCGGGGTCTTGACCGTGAGGGACGCCGGCAGCTGGTGGCTCTCCATTCCCAACTCTGGCAGATTCACCAAGAACTTTATACAAGGTGGGTGACGAGGTCGACAAACGCAACACCCCAACACAAGATTTTTGTGAGCGGTAGCCGAGCgggtacttccgggtggcaaaacGGTGAGTGCCGAccactgacctgaactgaaacagTGACAAAAACCTGTGCTGCAAGATATATACCCCAAACAGTTTAGGTtgaattaggaaaaaaaaccaaaactctAAATTAATCCAGCGTAACCTGTGGGTGAGGAGGATAAATCAAG
It encodes the following:
- the LOC133466368 gene encoding decapping and exoribonuclease protein-like isoform X1 is translated as MNQHHSHNSSFQHQRQTSKRWRDDREQNDRGHKSSKANHHRSEASARPTPPSAQALSARRELYERHFPLYKQPVEVGSFSLDSRRRFFNDSRQMRYYAEPEKSPHFDLSDGYRDRYIKRDENVKEKLDHILRWILANRPKLTQKADASSSSALDVDFVTWRGHLTKLLTTPYETREGWLLAVTRFKGTLYVSEVETDAARRDRENRTGRHQEMMYWGYKFEQYMCTDKTDGSPDPSGVVDTNEAFCTVVQTRLSDHRLLFSGEVDCRDKGPDAPAPPACYVELKTSAEICTPKRRSNFHRFKLLKWWAQSFLPGVPRVVAGFRDDDGVVVSVETFHISEISRLVKVGIAAGRAYAQRTLAPTHLRLWEQAEDQCWKPTVCMNFCSDFLSFVKRVVTRDDPRVVHLFCWNPRCDVTYSVHSDSSYSFLPDWYVKEMS
- the LOC133466368 gene encoding decapping and exoribonuclease protein-like isoform X2, giving the protein MNQHHSHNSSFQHQRQTSKRWRDDREQNDRGHKSSKANHHRSEASARPTPPSAQALSARRELYERHFPLYKQPVEVGSFSLDSRRRFFNDSRQMRYYAEPEKSPHFDLSDGYRDRYIKRDENVKEKLDHILRWILANRPKLTQKADASSSSALDVDFVTWRGHLTKLLTTPYETREGWLLAVTRFKGTLYVSEVETDAARRDRENRTGRHQEMMYWGYKFEQYMCTDKTDGSPDPSGVVDTNEAFCTVVQTRLSDHRLLFSGEVDCRDKGPDAPAPPACYVELKTSAEICTPKRRSNFHRFKLLKWWAQSFLPGVPRVVAGFRDDDGVVVSVETFHISEISRLVKAEDQCWKPTVCMNFCSDFLSFVKRVVTRDDPRVVHLFCWNPRCDVTYSVHSDSSYSFLPDWYVKEMS
- the stk19 gene encoding serine/threonine-protein kinase 19 isoform X1, which produces MCTFVHNSFPGMNRKRALISDIFKVKKRRTGADKFGIKSDELGPTDVRASLEYLMTLFPRKLFNDTLPQIVLKHQLYSIHHDKTLVDKEVNKLREDGELLMFQLGFDAEAFALVFTADYKAKVSAGEEGRDTRGAVDKFLEKVLSPCTDLSFNKDQMIREFLFTDTEITQLVKAGVLTVRDAGSWWLSIPNSGRFTKNFIQGRKGVLGMVKKSRYGEVLQAELEGRRTASHVKFHIKYHIHDLVGAELVDSIATTSGTLLRFVDS
- the stk19 gene encoding serine/threonine-protein kinase 19 isoform X2; the encoded protein is MCTFVHNSFPGMNRKRALISDIFKVKKRRTGADKFGIKSDELGPTDVRASLEYLMTLFPRKLFNDTLPQIVLKHQLYSIHHDKTLVDKEVNKLREDGELLMFQLGFDAEAFALVFTADYKAKVSAGEEGRDTRGAVDKFLEKVLSPCTDLSFNKDQMIREFLFTDTEITQLVKAGVLTVRDAGSWWLSIPNSGRFTKNFIQGRKGVLGMVKKSRYGEVLQAELEGRRTASHVKFHIKYHIHDLVGAELVDSFCSS